The Helicobacter sp. MIT 05-5293 genome window below encodes:
- a CDS encoding flagellin B codes for MSFRINTNISALSAHTIGVQNNRSLHSSLEKLSSGLRLNKAADDASGMAIADSLRSQSESLGQAVRNANDAIGMIQIADKAMDEQIKILDTIKNKAIQAAQDGQSNETRKALQSDIIRLLEELDNIANTTSYNGQQMLSGAFSNKEFQIGAYSNTTIKASIGPTSSDKIGHVRMESSSFGGIGMLASGAASNLSEVMLKFRQVDGKHDFEIETVKISTSAGTGLGVLTEVINKYADTLGVRASWNCMATGDVPVLSGTVKGLVINGVTIGNVNDVRKNDSDGRLINAINSIKERTGCEAYTDITGRINVRSLDGRAISIQTEGDSGKVFGGGNFAGISGTEHAIIGRLTLIRTDARDIIVSGVNFSHIGFHSAQGIAEYTANLRSVRGEMDANIASACGANPNVAQANLHFDGIGAGVTSLRGAMVVMDMAESARIQLDKLRADIGSAQIQLVTTINNVSVTQVNVKSAESQIRDVDFAEESATFSKHNILAQSGNFAMAQANAVQQNVLRLLQ; via the coding sequence ATGAGTTTTAGGATAAACACTAACATTTCAGCCCTTTCTGCACACACAATCGGTGTTCAGAATAATCGGAGTTTGCATAGCTCTTTAGAAAAGCTTAGCTCTGGATTAAGATTAAATAAAGCGGCTGATGACGCTTCAGGTATGGCGATTGCAGATAGTTTGAGAAGTCAAAGCGAAAGCTTGGGACAAGCGGTAAGAAATGCCAATGATGCAATCGGTATGATACAAATTGCTGATAAAGCAATGGACGAACAAATCAAGATTCTTGATACTATTAAAAATAAGGCGATTCAAGCCGCTCAAGATGGTCAAAGTAACGAAACAAGAAAGGCATTGCAAAGTGATATTATCCGTTTATTAGAAGAGCTTGATAATATTGCAAATACTACAAGTTATAATGGTCAGCAAATGCTTTCTGGTGCATTTTCTAATAAAGAATTTCAAATTGGTGCGTATTCTAATACCACTATTAAAGCCTCAATCGGACCAACAAGCTCGGACAAAATCGGACATGTGCGTATGGAAAGCAGCTCATTTGGTGGTATCGGTATGCTTGCTTCTGGGGCAGCCTCGAATCTTAGCGAGGTTATGTTGAAGTTCAGACAAGTTGATGGTAAGCATGATTTTGAGATTGAAACCGTTAAAATTTCTACATCAGCAGGCACAGGACTGGGTGTTTTAACAGAAGTTATCAATAAGTATGCTGACACACTCGGCGTGCGTGCATCTTGGAATTGTATGGCGACAGGCGATGTGCCTGTGCTTTCTGGGACGGTCAAAGGCTTGGTCATCAACGGCGTAACAATTGGTAATGTCAATGATGTGCGCAAAAATGATTCAGATGGACGATTGATTAATGCGATTAACTCTATCAAAGAACGAACAGGTTGTGAAGCTTATACCGACATCACCGGGCGTATTAATGTCCGAAGCCTTGATGGACGCGCTATCTCTATTCAAACCGAAGGAGATAGTGGAAAAGTCTTTGGTGGAGGAAACTTCGCGGGAATCTCCGGCACAGAACATGCAATTATCGGACGCTTAACGCTCATACGAACAGATGCGAGAGACATTATCGTCAGTGGTGTTAATTTTAGCCATATTGGATTCCATTCCGCACAAGGTATTGCAGAATATACTGCCAACCTCCGATCTGTCCGTGGAGAAATGGACGCAAACATTGCATCAGCTTGCGGAGCTAACCCCAATGTCGCTCAAGCAAACTTGCATTTTGATGGTATCGGGGCTGGGGTTACAAGCCTTAGAGGTGCGATGGTCGTTATGGATATGGCAGAATCTGCACGGATTCAGCTTGACAAACTCCGCGCAGATATTGGTTCTGCACAGATTCAGCTTGTTACGACAATCAACAATGTCTCTGTTACACAAGTCAATGTCAAATCTGCAGAATCTCAAATCAGAGATGTGGATTTCGCTGAAGAATCCGCTACATTCTCTAAGCACAACATTTTGGCACAAAGTGGTAACTTTGCAATGGCACAAGCTAATGCTGTCCAACAAAATGTGCTTCGATTGCTTCAATAG
- the topA gene encoding type I DNA topoisomerase has protein sequence MKDLIIVESPAKAKTIKNFLGNKYEVLASKGHIRDLPKYTLGIEIKDHSFIPQYAIDKDHSEIVSKIKSASQKAKVTYIATDEDREGEAIGFHITQAIGKSYEDFPRIVFHEITKSAIDEALQNPRLIDMSKVNAQQARRLLDRIVGFKLSQLISSKIQRGLSAGRVQSAALKIIVDREREILAFKPTIYFTITAAFGEHLIESELITYKKKLEKLSLQDSNQVQEILQDIQSQHFIIAQISKKNKKIPTPPPFMTSTLQQSASSQLGYSPSRTMSLAQRLYEGVETNNGIMGIITYMRTDSLNIAKEAQKAALQVIEKMYGKAYIPSKPKVYANKSKAAQEAHEAIRPTNLDFTPQIAQSYLKPDEYKLYKLIYYRFLASQSQDALFETQSILFSAPNSPHKIEFKANGRKLIFDGFYKIIENDDKDKLLPECKEGDEVAIQQLESHQKSTEAPARYSEASIIKTIETLGIGRPSTYAPTIALLVARDYIKIEKKQIIPQESAFKVTEMLEQHFDEIVDSHFSAALEDKLDEIAQQNAHWEEVLWDFYEPFMQKIEKGKSNIASQKVAIPTGEICPKCGKELVQRNGKYGEFIACSGYPKCKYIKPSPQSLESSSQEGVCEKCGKPMVKKFGRNGEFIACSGYPDCKNTKSLKVKEPKSVEGVVCPQCGGAIVQRFSKRGAFFGCSNYPRCNFISKFQPVNQKCPQCGEMMCERDYRKKHIYECPKCKYREEVETKD, from the coding sequence ATGAAAGATCTGATTATCGTTGAATCGCCCGCTAAAGCTAAAACGATTAAAAATTTTCTAGGAAATAAATATGAAGTTCTTGCTTCTAAGGGGCATATTAGAGATTTGCCTAAATACACTTTGGGTATAGAGATTAAAGATCATTCTTTTATCCCTCAATATGCAATTGATAAAGACCATAGTGAGATTGTTTCTAAAATCAAGTCTGCTAGTCAAAAGGCAAAAGTTACCTATATCGCAACCGATGAAGACAGAGAGGGTGAAGCGATTGGATTCCATATTACACAAGCTATTGGCAAGTCTTATGAAGATTTTCCGCGCATTGTTTTTCATGAAATCACAAAAAGTGCGATTGACGAAGCACTACAGAATCCACGCTTGATTGATATGAGCAAGGTTAATGCACAGCAAGCTCGGCGGTTGCTTGATCGTATCGTAGGTTTTAAGCTTTCACAATTGATTTCTTCAAAGATTCAAAGAGGTTTGTCTGCTGGAAGAGTGCAAAGCGCGGCATTAAAGATTATAGTAGATAGAGAAAGAGAGATTCTTGCTTTTAAACCTACGATTTATTTTACGATTACTGCAGCTTTTGGTGAGCATTTAATAGAATCTGAATTGATTACTTATAAAAAGAAACTTGAAAAGCTTTCTTTGCAAGATTCTAATCAAGTCCAAGAGATACTCCAAGATATTCAGTCGCAACATTTTATCATTGCTCAAATCAGCAAAAAAAATAAAAAGATTCCCACTCCTCCGCCTTTTATGACTTCTACTTTACAACAAAGTGCCTCAAGTCAATTAGGATATTCTCCCTCACGCACAATGAGTCTTGCCCAAAGGCTTTATGAAGGTGTCGAAACAAATAATGGTATTATGGGGATTATCACTTATATGCGGACAGATAGTCTCAATATCGCGAAAGAGGCTCAAAAGGCTGCATTACAAGTGATCGAAAAAATGTATGGAAAAGCATATATTCCTAGCAAACCTAAAGTGTATGCCAATAAATCTAAAGCCGCTCAAGAAGCGCACGAAGCGATACGACCGACAAATCTTGACTTCACGCCTCAAATCGCTCAAAGTTACCTTAAGCCAGACGAATACAAGCTTTACAAACTGATTTATTATCGTTTCCTTGCTTCACAGAGTCAAGATGCGCTCTTTGAAACGCAAAGTATTCTTTTTAGTGCTCCAAATAGTCCGCATAAGATCGAATTTAAAGCAAATGGGCGCAAGCTGATATTTGACGGATTCTATAAAATTATTGAAAATGATGATAAGGATAAATTATTGCCAGAATGCAAAGAGGGCGATGAAGTCGCTATCCAACAATTAGAATCTCATCAAAAATCTACTGAAGCTCCTGCGCGATACTCTGAAGCAAGTATTATTAAGACGATTGAAACATTGGGGATTGGGCGTCCTTCGACCTATGCTCCGACTATTGCATTGCTTGTCGCGCGGGATTATATTAAGATTGAGAAAAAGCAAATTATCCCGCAAGAAAGTGCATTTAAGGTTACCGAAATGCTTGAGCAGCATTTTGATGAGATTGTGGATTCTCATTTTAGTGCAGCCTTAGAAGATAAGCTTGATGAAATTGCACAACAAAACGCACATTGGGAAGAGGTGTTGTGGGATTTTTATGAGCCTTTTATGCAAAAGATTGAGAAAGGTAAAAGTAATATCGCCTCGCAAAAAGTTGCCATTCCTACGGGTGAAATATGCCCAAAGTGTGGGAAGGAGCTTGTGCAACGAAATGGCAAATATGGTGAATTTATCGCGTGTAGCGGTTATCCTAAATGTAAATATATCAAGCCATCACCCCAATCTTTAGAATCTTCTTCTCAAGAAGGTGTGTGTGAAAAATGTGGTAAGCCAATGGTGAAAAAGTTTGGACGCAATGGTGAATTTATCGCGTGTAGCGGTTATCCGGATTGTAAAAATACTAAATCTCTCAAAGTCAAAGAGCCTAAAAGTGTGGAGGGAGTTGTATGCCCACAATGTGGCGGAGCAATCGTGCAAAGATTCAGTAAAAGAGGCGCGTTCTTTGGGTGCAGTAATTATCCGCGATGCAACTTTATCTCAAAATTTCAGCCTGTCAATCAAAAATGCCCGCAATGTGGAGAAATGATGTGCGAAAGAGATTATCGCAAAAAACACATTTACGAATGTCCTAAATGCAAATACCGCGAAGAAGTAGAAACTAAGGATTAA
- a CDS encoding hydrogenase small subunit — MDKMLILEKLSTHLKSLQKYPLRVITHDTNQEWVAQICTLIGIPKEGVEICKEILLRKPPMKLVWLHMAECTGCSESLLRLDKPGIDSLIFEYMSLDYHETIMGACGFGAKKSLQDACKEDFILVIEGGVSLGKDAYFMTSGADSVTGETECKHIAQKAQAIFAVGTCSSFGGVQAAFPNPTRSVGIKEFLSKPVVNIPGCPPSEANIIGSIFYYILLQEIPPLDRLNRPLWSYGKNLHDMCERKAKFESGDFAQSFDDPNLENAYCLYKVGCKGPYVFNNCPKIKFNAKTSWPVRAGHGCIACSEPYFWDSFGRIEEPLNNAKAYIKELPTLQTLRRIDKLDDQPMAQTLCLELCYDAPTKIYTQDSCKQFLNLQFESNLSTLLTQIASKNKLGAKLIKNYEQYLQSHQMSIADSHSRISHNFSDIFVVVNAMFGGKISWTQECKEQFLQYAQNYLFPHVSQLDFKVIHTDADTMGIEIERSLRLPLCYLLGGLEIEGMAYSVVSSMCEILSRALVEVCQQENLKRVAFKGDLMENLLIQDRFVAYLPQWLEVV; from the coding sequence ATGGATAAGATGCTTATTTTAGAAAAACTCTCTACTCATCTCAAATCACTTCAAAAATATCCTCTTCGCGTGATTACGCATGATACTAACCAAGAGTGGGTTGCTCAAATTTGCACTTTGATTGGAATCCCTAAAGAGGGCGTAGAAATATGCAAAGAGATTCTCTTGCGCAAGCCACCTATGAAGCTCGTTTGGCTGCATATGGCAGAATGCACAGGTTGCAGTGAAAGTTTATTGCGACTTGATAAACCCGGGATAGATTCTCTAATCTTTGAATATATGAGCCTTGATTATCATGAAACGATTATGGGTGCTTGTGGTTTTGGAGCAAAAAAATCTCTCCAAGATGCTTGCAAAGAGGATTTTATTTTGGTGATTGAAGGAGGCGTATCTTTAGGCAAAGATGCGTATTTTATGACTTCTGGAGCGGATAGTGTTACGGGTGAAACAGAATGCAAACATATTGCACAAAAAGCCCAAGCAATTTTTGCTGTGGGGACTTGTTCGAGTTTTGGCGGAGTGCAAGCAGCTTTTCCAAATCCTACTCGTTCAGTGGGTATTAAAGAATTTCTTTCAAAGCCTGTCGTTAATATCCCGGGTTGCCCACCGAGTGAAGCAAACATTATAGGGAGTATTTTTTACTATATCCTTTTACAAGAGATTCCGCCACTAGATAGGCTCAATCGTCCATTGTGGAGCTATGGTAAGAATCTACACGATATGTGCGAACGCAAGGCAAAATTTGAATCCGGTGATTTTGCCCAAAGCTTTGACGATCCGAATCTAGAAAATGCGTATTGTCTTTATAAAGTTGGCTGCAAAGGACCTTATGTTTTTAATAATTGCCCTAAAATCAAGTTTAATGCTAAGACGAGCTGGCCTGTCCGTGCAGGGCATGGCTGTATCGCTTGTAGTGAGCCGTATTTTTGGGATAGTTTTGGACGCATAGAAGAGCCTTTGAATAATGCTAAAGCTTATATTAAAGAGCTTCCAACCCTCCAAACTCTTCGCCGTATTGATAAGCTTGATGATCAGCCAATGGCGCAGACATTATGCCTTGAGCTTTGTTACGATGCTCCGACAAAAATTTATACCCAAGATTCTTGTAAGCAATTTTTGAATCTGCAGTTTGAATCCAATCTTTCTACTTTACTCACGCAAATTGCAAGCAAAAATAAACTCGGTGCAAAACTCATTAAAAATTATGAGCAATATCTTCAATCTCATCAGATGAGCATTGCAGATTCTCACTCACGCATTAGCCACAATTTTAGCGATATTTTTGTTGTGGTGAATGCGATGTTTGGCGGTAAGATTTCTTGGACACAAGAGTGTAAAGAACAATTTTTGCAGTATGCGCAAAATTATCTTTTCCCCCATGTCAGTCAGCTAGATTTTAAGGTCATTCATACAGATGCGGATACAATGGGCATTGAGATTGAACGATCCTTGCGTTTGCCATTATGCTACCTTTTAGGAGGATTAGAAATCGAGGGTATGGCTTATAGTGTGGTAAGCTCAATGTGTGAGATTCTATCACGCGCACTTGTTGAGGTGTGCCAACAAGAGAATCTTAAGCGTGTTGCATTCAAAGGGGATTTGATGGAAAATCTTTTAATACAAGATCGTTTCGTTGCTTATCTTCCTCAATGGCTTGAAGTCGTGTAG
- a CDS encoding phosphatidylglycerophosphatase A has translation MSNNKQDLIKHLFLSVLYSGYSPKAPGTAGTIVSVILGLPILYFSQETLFLLAIFIGLLAIKHIDIYENLTHTHDDKSIVIDELVGVWLAMAFAGWGIFNILCAFVFFRIFDIWKPSFVGRIDREVKGGLGVVGDDALAGVLAGIVSLLILWGLRFLNVDLGI, from the coding sequence ATGTCCAACAATAAGCAAGACTTGATTAAGCACCTGTTTTTAAGCGTGCTTTATAGTGGGTATTCTCCCAAAGCTCCCGGAACTGCTGGAACTATTGTAAGCGTTATTTTGGGATTGCCGATTCTGTATTTTTCACAAGAGACATTATTTTTACTTGCTATTTTCATAGGGCTTTTAGCGATTAAACACATTGATATTTATGAGAATCTCACGCATACGCACGATGACAAAAGTATCGTAATTGATGAACTTGTAGGCGTATGGTTGGCAATGGCTTTTGCAGGTTGGGGGATTTTCAATATTTTATGCGCGTTTGTTTTTTTCAGAATCTTTGATATTTGGAAACCTTCTTTTGTCGGTAGAATTGACAGAGAAGTCAAAGGCGGACTAGGTGTCGTTGGTGATGATGCGCTCGCAGGTGTGCTTGCAGGGATTGTGAGTTTATTGATATTATGGGGTTTGAGATTCTTAAATGTGGATTTAGGGATTTAA
- a CDS encoding response regulator: protein MKVLIIENEIYLAQSISNKLSDLGLECVIAHSLKEAQKDRYDVILASFGTINEGYIELSKQYPNAIIILMIAYINDDTVIKPLKNGVTDYIVKPFIVDELIRKITHYKAYREINEEIKFYRSYFNFIEKELGTPEPFLYNPPFVIKTNSQRGADIYAMKYAREKHIQFSFFSLKEESWKSIFKNPPKKNEIFYITNLEELKKSDRKDFLEAALKCNVIVSIVSTEKIAFPQVIDISQQTSNIVELSGEILSVKDYEKIIITKFESRYPDIELAKKLGMSRKSLWEKRKKYGIIRKNKNVQQ from the coding sequence ATGAAAGTATTAATTATCGAAAATGAAATTTATCTAGCTCAAAGCATTTCTAATAAACTAAGTGATTTAGGGCTTGAATGTGTGATTGCTCATTCCCTCAAAGAAGCACAAAAAGATCGCTATGATGTGATTCTGGCGTCCTTTGGGACGATTAATGAAGGCTATATCGAACTAAGCAAACAATACCCAAACGCGATTATTATTTTAATGATTGCTTATATCAATGATGACACCGTCATTAAACCTCTCAAAAATGGCGTAACAGATTACATTGTCAAACCTTTTATCGTTGATGAGCTCATTCGCAAAATCACGCATTACAAAGCTTATCGCGAAATCAACGAAGAGATTAAATTTTATCGGAGCTATTTTAATTTTATTGAAAAAGAGCTTGGCACTCCCGAACCTTTCTTATACAATCCTCCCTTTGTTATCAAAACAAATTCTCAACGAGGCGCAGATATTTATGCGATGAAATATGCTCGCGAGAAACATATCCAATTTTCGTTTTTTTCCCTCAAAGAAGAATCATGGAAAAGCATTTTTAAAAACCCACCAAAGAAAAATGAAATCTTCTACATTACCAATCTTGAAGAGCTAAAAAAGAGTGATCGTAAAGATTTTTTAGAAGCAGCCCTCAAATGCAATGTAATTGTTTCTATTGTCTCTACTGAAAAAATTGCATTCCCTCAAGTCATTGACATTTCTCAACAAACAAGCAATATCGTGGAGCTTAGCGGCGAGATTCTCTCTGTCAAAGATTATGAAAAAATCATCATTACGAAATTTGAAAGCCGTTATCCCGATATAGAGCTTGCCAAAAAACTCGGTATGAGTCGCAAAAGTCTATGGGAAAAGCGTAAAAAATACGGCATTATCCGTAAGAATAAAAATGTCCAACAATAA
- a CDS encoding bifunctional 2-C-methyl-D-erythritol 4-phosphate cytidylyltransferase/2-C-methyl-D-erythritol 2,4-cyclodiphosphate synthase, with protein MTLDDVSLVMMAAGNSTRFCEAYPVKKQWLRIGDDPLWLFATRKLATALPFKNTFITASPEDFSYMQKISEYPIIKGGQTRCQSLKNALQHIQTPFVLVSDVARWDTDIAVVKTMLESIDDDVSCVVPYMKVADTTFYEGSYLQRESLKLIQTPQLSRVKDLRESLSVDKDFSDESSALHHLGKKIVFVQGNERMNKLTHRTDIWQHQKRLNPPCAKIFVGNGIDIHAFEEGKIMKLGGVKIDSPLGFKAHSDGDVALHALSDAILGAIGAGDIGEWFPDTDDANRNADSKKMLQKIYNFAQSVGYEIINTDITILAQTPKITPYKIMMQECIAKTLGIKKSCVNIKATTTENLGFIGRKEGVCVQANVSMRYIDWRFQE; from the coding sequence TTGACTTTAGATGATGTATCGTTAGTAATGATGGCAGCAGGAAACTCTACAAGATTTTGTGAAGCATATCCTGTCAAAAAACAATGGTTGCGCATCGGCGATGATCCTTTATGGCTTTTTGCCACACGCAAACTCGCAACTGCTTTGCCTTTCAAAAATACCTTTATCACCGCTTCACCTGAAGATTTTTCTTATATGCAAAAAATCAGTGAATATCCTATTATTAAAGGTGGTCAAACGCGTTGCCAATCATTGAAAAATGCTCTTCAACATATCCAAACACCTTTTGTCTTAGTCAGTGATGTGGCAAGGTGGGATACTGATATAGCAGTCGTCAAAACGATGTTAGAATCTATTGATGATGATGTGTCTTGTGTCGTGCCTTATATGAAAGTAGCAGACACGACTTTTTATGAAGGATCATATCTCCAAAGAGAATCTTTAAAACTTATCCAAACCCCGCAACTTAGCAGAGTAAAAGACTTAAGAGAATCTCTTAGCGTTGATAAAGATTTTAGCGATGAAAGTTCTGCTTTGCACCATTTGGGTAAAAAAATCGTATTCGTGCAAGGCAACGAACGAATGAATAAACTCACTCACAGAACAGATATATGGCAACACCAAAAGCGTTTAAATCCCCCTTGTGCAAAAATTTTTGTCGGTAATGGCATTGATATTCACGCTTTTGAAGAAGGGAAAATAATGAAGCTAGGAGGTGTCAAGATAGATTCTCCTCTTGGCTTCAAAGCTCATAGTGATGGCGATGTCGCTTTACATGCTTTAAGTGATGCGATTTTGGGAGCAATCGGAGCAGGTGATATTGGAGAGTGGTTTCCTGATACAGATGATGCTAATCGCAATGCAGATTCTAAAAAAATGCTCCAAAAGATTTATAATTTTGCCCAAAGTGTGGGATATGAGATTATTAATACAGATATAACTATACTTGCTCAAACGCCCAAAATCACACCCTATAAAATAATGATGCAAGAGTGCATCGCTAAAACTTTAGGGATTAAAAAATCCTGCGTCAATATCAAAGCTACGACAACAGAGAATCTTGGCTTTATTGGACGCAAAGAAGGCGTGTGTGTGCAAGCTAATGTCAGTATGCGATATATTGATTGGAGATTTCAAGAATGA
- the thiC gene encoding phosphomethylpyrimidine synthase ThiC has product MRKQWIAHRQNDPIKTQLAYAKKGIITEEMRYIANLENLPAELIMKEVAKGRLIIPANINHHNLEPMGIGVALRTKINSNIGSSQIVEDINEEVQKLKVSIKYGADTVMDLSTGGDLDKIREAIIAASSVPIGTVPMYQILHDVKNDVLKLDIETMLNVLRKQAKQGVSYFTIHCGFLLEHMPAVSKRKMGIVSRGGSLMASWMLHYHKQNPFYEYFDEILKICQEYDVSLSLGDSLRPGCLADASDEAQFAELKVLGELAKRAYDADVQVMIEGPGHVPLNQIERNVELQKEYCNEAPFYVLGPLVTDIAAGYDHIASAIGACVAAWKGVAMLCYVTPKEHLGLPNANDVREGIIAYKIAAHAADIARGRVGARDRDDAMSDARYSFDWNKQFELALDPERAREYHDEALPQEVFKDAEFCSMCGPKFCSYKITQEIFKTYNKPQGEQTHNEALAQNS; this is encoded by the coding sequence ATGAGAAAACAATGGATTGCTCATCGGCAAAATGATCCCATCAAGACACAATTGGCTTATGCTAAAAAGGGAATTATCACAGAAGAAATGCGTTATATTGCAAATCTTGAGAATCTTCCTGCGGAACTCATTATGAAAGAAGTCGCAAAAGGCAGGCTGATTATCCCTGCAAATATTAATCATCATAACCTTGAACCTATGGGTATTGGTGTCGCTTTGCGGACAAAGATCAATTCCAATATCGGCTCATCGCAAATCGTAGAGGATATTAACGAGGAAGTGCAAAAGCTTAAAGTTTCTATCAAATATGGTGCAGATACCGTGATGGATTTGAGCACAGGAGGAGATTTAGACAAGATTCGAGAGGCAATCATTGCTGCTTCAAGTGTGCCTATTGGCACTGTGCCGATGTATCAGATTCTTCACGATGTCAAAAATGATGTCTTAAAGCTTGATATTGAAACGATGCTTAATGTCTTAAGAAAGCAAGCAAAACAGGGCGTGAGTTATTTTACTATTCATTGTGGATTCTTATTAGAACATATGCCTGCAGTTTCTAAACGCAAGATGGGTATTGTGTCGCGTGGAGGAAGTCTTATGGCAAGTTGGATGTTGCACTATCATAAACAGAATCCTTTCTATGAGTATTTTGATGAGATTCTAAAAATTTGCCAAGAATACGATGTGTCGCTGTCATTGGGGGATTCTTTGCGTCCGGGCTGTTTGGCTGATGCAAGTGATGAAGCACAATTTGCGGAGTTAAAAGTATTGGGAGAATTAGCAAAAAGGGCTTATGATGCTGATGTGCAGGTGATGATTGAAGGACCCGGACATGTGCCACTCAATCAGATTGAACGCAATGTGGAACTACAAAAAGAATATTGTAATGAAGCACCTTTTTATGTTTTAGGACCTTTAGTTACAGATATTGCGGCTGGGTATGACCATATTGCAAGTGCGATTGGAGCATGTGTGGCGGCGTGGAAAGGTGTCGCGATGCTGTGTTATGTAACGCCTAAGGAGCATTTGGGGTTGCCTAATGCAAATGATGTGCGTGAGGGGATTATCGCTTATAAAATTGCTGCACATGCTGCTGATATTGCAAGAGGGCGTGTTGGTGCAAGAGACAGAGATGATGCGATGAGTGATGCAAGGTATAGCTTTGATTGGAACAAACAATTTGAGTTAGCTCTTGATCCTGAAAGAGCGCGTGAATATCACGATGAAGCCTTGCCTCAAGAAGTTTTTAAAGATGCCGAGTTTTGCTCAATGTGTGGTCCAAAATTTTGCAGTTATAAAATCACGCAAGAGATTTTTAAGACATACAATAAGCCTCAAGGCGAGCAAACTCATAATGAAGCATTAGCTCAAAATAGTTAA
- a CDS encoding YciI family protein, protein MSALFVCMVDYLQPYEKVQEVLASHREYLKKGYEKGILLASGPRNPKDGGIIIGRFKDKADALAFSKQDPFCLQNLAEYRIFEFEPVLHAEILTSFLEQ, encoded by the coding sequence ATGAGTGCATTATTTGTGTGTATGGTGGATTATCTTCAGCCTTATGAAAAAGTGCAAGAAGTGCTTGCTTCTCATCGAGAATATCTCAAAAAGGGCTATGAAAAGGGCATTTTGCTTGCTTCTGGTCCAAGAAACCCTAAAGATGGCGGGATTATCATCGGACGATTTAAAGACAAAGCCGATGCTTTAGCATTTTCAAAGCAAGATCCTTTTTGCTTACAGAATCTTGCAGAATATCGTATTTTTGAATTTGAGCCTGTTTTGCATGCGGAGATTTTAACATCGTTTTTAGAACAATGA